A section of the Brevundimonas sp. AJA228-03 genome encodes:
- the lgt gene encoding prolipoprotein diacylglyceryl transferase: MPFPEFDPVLIHLGPLPIRWYALAYVMGIVLGWVYAARILKSPRVWLPGRPPITTVQLDDLVLWITLGIILGGRLGYALFYKPVMYAQLFTGQDWGERLELFQLWTGGMSFHGGFLGVCIAVFFFARKHQANLLSLGDAVAPVVPIGLAFGRLANFINGELWGRTTDVPWAIRFCNARIEQLYGFCPAGNEPRHPSQLYEAGLEGLMLLAVLSLAVWKWRLLSKPGYITGLFLVGYGLSRALLETVRQPDVGLDQLPFGLTMGMILSIPMILVGVWLIRRAWMRPPAVTAESVEA; the protein is encoded by the coding sequence TTGCCCTTTCCCGAGTTCGACCCGGTCCTGATCCACCTGGGCCCCTTGCCGATCCGCTGGTACGCCCTGGCCTATGTGATGGGCATCGTGCTGGGCTGGGTCTATGCGGCCAGGATCCTCAAGAGCCCGCGCGTCTGGCTTCCGGGCAGGCCCCCCATCACCACGGTGCAGCTGGACGATCTGGTGCTGTGGATCACGCTGGGAATCATCCTGGGCGGTCGGTTAGGCTATGCGCTTTTCTACAAGCCGGTCATGTATGCCCAGCTGTTCACCGGACAGGACTGGGGCGAGCGCCTGGAACTGTTCCAGCTGTGGACCGGCGGGATGTCGTTCCACGGTGGGTTCCTGGGTGTCTGCATCGCGGTCTTCTTCTTTGCCCGGAAGCACCAGGCCAACCTGCTGAGCCTGGGCGACGCTGTCGCACCGGTCGTTCCGATCGGTCTGGCTTTCGGACGCCTGGCCAACTTCATCAATGGCGAGCTGTGGGGCCGCACGACCGACGTGCCCTGGGCCATCCGGTTCTGCAACGCACGGATCGAGCAATTGTACGGCTTCTGCCCGGCGGGCAACGAACCCCGCCACCCCAGCCAGCTGTATGAGGCGGGACTGGAAGGACTGATGCTGCTGGCCGTGCTGTCGCTCGCGGTCTGGAAATGGCGGCTGCTTAGCAAGCCCGGCTACATCACGGGCCTGTTCCTGGTCGGATATGGCCTGTCCCGGGCCTTGCTCGAGACCGTGCGCCAGCCGGACGTGGGGCTGGACCAGCTGCCCTTTGGCCTGACCATGGGCATGATCCTGTCCATCCCGATGATCCTGGTCGGGGTCTGGCTGATCCGGCGGGCCTGGATGCGGCCGCCGGCGGTGACGGCGGAGTCGGTCGAGGCCTGA
- a CDS encoding accessory factor UbiK family protein, with amino-acid sequence MQTRNPFLDEFAKLSTSAMGLAQAAGDEARAAFRAQSDRIAAEMDLVRRDEFDVLKAQITALRAEVAELQKAATAKPKAPKTGTSTDGTRLPDAAG; translated from the coding sequence ATGCAGACCCGCAACCCCTTCCTCGACGAGTTCGCCAAGCTGTCGACCAGCGCCATGGGCCTGGCCCAGGCGGCCGGCGATGAGGCCAGGGCGGCCTTTCGCGCCCAGTCCGACCGCATTGCGGCCGAGATGGATCTGGTCCGCCGCGACGAGTTCGATGTGCTGAAAGCCCAGATCACCGCGCTGCGCGCCGAGGTCGCCGAGCTTCAGAAGGCGGCTACGGCCAAGCCTAAAGCGCCGAAAACGGGAACGTCCACAGACGGAACTCGTCTTCCCGACGCAGCCGGTTGA
- a CDS encoding YbjN domain-containing protein, with amino-acid sequence MDAVGHETDTPFDPLDVVEHVLNAENLPFDRTDDGDLAFALAGDWKDYELWFAWRPEGDCLQLCCALDLRATKSRRNAAYELVSMVNQRTWMGHFEVWAEDGEIVFRHSLALPHGERPTLAQAASMIDAAVEASDRYYPAFDFMIRGNKKPQDAIDSCLFETVGTA; translated from the coding sequence ATGGATGCTGTTGGCCACGAAACCGACACCCCCTTTGATCCGCTGGATGTGGTCGAGCATGTCCTGAACGCCGAGAATCTGCCGTTCGACCGGACCGACGACGGCGACCTGGCCTTCGCCCTGGCCGGCGACTGGAAGGACTATGAGCTGTGGTTTGCCTGGCGGCCCGAGGGAGACTGCCTTCAACTGTGCTGCGCGCTGGACCTTCGCGCGACCAAATCCCGACGGAACGCGGCCTATGAGCTGGTCTCCATGGTCAATCAGCGCACCTGGATGGGTCATTTCGAGGTCTGGGCCGAGGACGGCGAGATCGTCTTCCGTCACTCGCTGGCCCTGCCGCACGGCGAACGCCCGACCCTGGCCCAGGCCGCGTCCATGATCGATGCCGCAGTCGAGGCTTCGGACCGCTACTATCCGGCTTTCGACTTCATGATCCGCGGCAACAAGAAGCCCCAGGACGCGATCGACTCCTGCCTGTTCGAGACCGTCGGCACGGCCTGA